Proteins co-encoded in one Candidatus Poribacteria bacterium genomic window:
- a CDS encoding ANTAR domain-containing protein, with protein sequence METDTSTPKVLIIDNNRERAATLIRILKAGRYEVAAPLRLQRDLISQVSHLKPDIILIGVDFPGQTILGWVDSLHASYPCPMVMFSRDERSETIQAATRAGVSAYAVGELTGARVKTIIEAAVARFYEFRALQEELEKTKTSLAERKIIERAKELLAQHRGCDEAQAYQILRKMAMNRRKRLAEVSQELLSMAEVLTNKL encoded by the coding sequence ATGGAAACAGACACTTCAACGCCAAAGGTTTTAATCATTGATAACAATCGAGAGCGAGCCGCTACATTAATCCGAATCCTAAAAGCAGGGCGGTACGAGGTCGCTGCGCCGCTGCGTCTGCAGAGAGACTTAATAAGCCAGGTCTCACACTTAAAACCCGACATTATATTGATAGGCGTTGACTTTCCCGGACAGACAATACTCGGTTGGGTTGACTCTCTTCACGCAAGCTATCCGTGTCCGATGGTCATGTTTTCGCGTGATGAGCGATCGGAGACGATTCAGGCAGCAACGCGTGCAGGTGTTTCTGCTTATGCTGTTGGAGAACTCACCGGTGCCAGAGTTAAAACGATCATTGAGGCGGCAGTTGCTCGGTTTTATGAATTCCGGGCATTACAGGAGGAACTTGAGAAAACTAAGACAAGCCTCGCCGAACGTAAAATCATTGAGCGCGCAAAGGAGCTCCTTGCTCAACATCGCGGTTGTGACGAGGCACAAGCGTACCAAATTTTACGAAAGATGGCGATGAATCGCAGAAAACGCCTTGCGGAAGTCTCACAGGAGTTGTTATCTATGGCGGAAGTGTTGACGAATAAATTGTAA
- a CDS encoding NarK family nitrate/nitrite MFS transporter — protein MDIKNKATHINLFSLKTIQMRTFHTTWFAFFLAFFGWFGIAPLMAIIREDLMLTKAEVGNTIIASVAITVLVRVLIGPLCDKIGPRKAYTWLLILGSLPVMGIGLAQNYETFLLFRLAIGAIGASFVITQYHTSVMFAPNCVGTANATTAGWGNLGGGVTQMVMPLIFTAILSFGVDKFLGWRLAMIIPGVALFITGFAYYFFTKDAPDGNYKDLRERGELEPAKGKGMESFMSAIKDYRVWALFVIYAVCFGVELTINNIAALYYHDQFQLDVKTAGLIAGLFGLMNIFARTVGGVFSDFFAKRRGLRGRVMFLFFVLLGEGVMLIVFSQMAVLVLAVGAMIVFSLFVQMSEGATYGIVPFINRKALGAVAGIVGAGGNAGAVAAGFLFRAESITMPQGLLYLGAMVTIASFATVLVRFSPAVQAAEKRAFDAALAERQRLKVEVGALS, from the coding sequence ATGGATATAAAAAATAAAGCAACACACATAAATCTCTTTAGCTTAAAAACGATCCAGATGCGTACCTTCCATACCACGTGGTTCGCCTTTTTCTTAGCTTTCTTCGGATGGTTCGGTATTGCCCCGCTTATGGCGATTATCCGTGAAGACCTGATGCTAACAAAAGCAGAGGTGGGTAATACCATTATCGCTTCCGTCGCAATCACAGTGTTGGTACGGGTCTTAATCGGACCGCTTTGCGACAAGATCGGGCCTCGAAAGGCGTATACGTGGCTCCTGATTCTCGGTTCACTCCCAGTAATGGGTATCGGACTCGCTCAGAATTACGAGACGTTTCTGCTCTTTCGACTCGCAATCGGTGCTATCGGTGCCTCGTTCGTTATCACACAGTATCACACCTCGGTGATGTTTGCCCCGAATTGTGTCGGCACAGCGAATGCGACAACAGCCGGATGGGGGAATCTCGGTGGCGGTGTCACGCAGATGGTCATGCCGCTCATCTTTACGGCTATTCTCAGTTTCGGTGTAGACAAATTTCTCGGCTGGCGGTTGGCAATGATTATTCCCGGTGTCGCGCTATTTATCACTGGATTCGCCTATTACTTCTTTACCAAAGATGCACCAGACGGCAACTATAAAGATCTCCGTGAACGCGGCGAACTTGAACCCGCGAAAGGCAAAGGCATGGAGTCCTTCATGTCGGCGATTAAAGACTATCGCGTCTGGGCACTCTTTGTTATCTATGCTGTCTGTTTCGGTGTGGAACTCACTATTAACAATATCGCCGCGCTCTACTATCACGACCAGTTCCAGTTAGATGTCAAGACCGCTGGACTCATCGCTGGACTGTTCGGTTTGATGAATATTTTCGCACGGACGGTTGGCGGCGTTTTCTCCGACTTCTTCGCGAAGAGGAGGGGACTTCGCGGACGTGTTATGTTTCTCTTCTTTGTTCTCTTAGGTGAAGGGGTCATGCTGATAGTTTTCTCACAGATGGCGGTGCTTGTGCTTGCTGTTGGCGCGATGATAGTCTTTAGTCTCTTTGTACAAATGTCCGAAGGCGCGACCTATGGAATCGTCCCTTTTATTAATAGAAAGGCATTAGGGGCTGTTGCGGGTATCGTTGGCGCGGGTGGAAATGCTGGTGCCGTTGCTGCGGGTTTCCTATTCCGTGCTGAGAGTATCACGATGCCGCAAGGCTTGTTGTATCTTGGTGCAATGGTTACAATCGCCTCGTTTGCTACAGTGTTAGTGAGATTCTCACCCGCAGTCCAAGCCGCAGAGAAGCGAGCATTCGATGCCGCACTCGCAGAAAGGCAGCGTCTGAAAGTGGAAGTAGGGGCTTTGTCCTAA
- a CDS encoding ferredoxin--nitrite reductase, translated as MNQSKKRVIRANRKVRSAPSLKASAAAKKRKSKVNAAEALKREKNGLEVINDIPNYIRDGWESIPTNERDRLKWVGIFYRKQTPGAFMMRLRMSSGFSNAEQFRAIAEISEAYGPGFIDLTTRQQIQLRGFAIENVQHIWNRLEEVGLDSLQTGFDNIRGVIGCPVAGLTPNELFDASHVAREFTKLFVGNTEFTDIPRKFNVGITGCLDNCTHTASQDIALTPAVKEIEGQEIHGFNVAVGGKMGSGGYTVAQPLDAFVVPEEATVLCADIALIFRDHGARTARNKSRLAFLIQEWGVEKFREEVEKRRHRRQPLLTAGKDMRGKKKTDHTGIFSQKKPHLNYVGLVVPVGRITATQLFEVARLADEYGNGDIRLTQAQNLIITNVPNDKVGALTAEPLLQELRYDPSEIVRGMVSCTGIDYCHFSLIETKERAMEAIRHLEAKLGNTRPLTIHWSGCPNGCGNHAAADIGLLGKRVKIDGVVTDAVDVFVKGDASANPKVAPKLLENVPCDDLPQVLEGLVPYLSRR; from the coding sequence GTGAATCAATCGAAAAAGAGGGTTATCCGCGCAAACCGAAAGGTGCGTTCAGCTCCCAGTTTAAAGGCATCTGCAGCTGCGAAAAAGAGAAAGTCTAAGGTAAATGCTGCCGAAGCACTGAAGCGGGAGAAGAATGGACTTGAAGTTATCAATGACATTCCCAATTACATCCGGGACGGATGGGAATCGATTCCAACGAACGAACGCGACCGCCTCAAGTGGGTAGGTATCTTTTACCGAAAACAGACACCGGGAGCATTTATGATGCGTCTCCGCATGTCCAGCGGTTTTTCTAATGCCGAACAGTTTCGCGCAATTGCTGAAATCAGTGAAGCATACGGGCCCGGATTTATAGATCTTACAACGCGGCAACAGATTCAGCTCCGTGGTTTCGCTATTGAAAACGTCCAGCACATCTGGAATCGACTTGAAGAGGTAGGCTTGGATTCACTCCAAACCGGTTTTGACAACATCCGCGGTGTCATAGGATGTCCCGTTGCTGGGTTGACCCCCAATGAACTGTTTGATGCGTCCCATGTCGCCAGAGAATTCACGAAACTCTTCGTTGGGAACACGGAATTTACCGATATTCCACGCAAATTTAATGTCGGTATTACAGGATGCCTTGATAACTGCACCCATACGGCTTCGCAGGATATTGCCCTTACGCCAGCGGTAAAGGAAATTGAGGGTCAAGAGATACACGGCTTTAACGTCGCTGTTGGTGGAAAAATGGGGTCTGGGGGCTACACCGTCGCGCAACCCCTTGATGCGTTTGTTGTGCCTGAGGAAGCCACTGTTTTGTGTGCTGACATTGCTCTGATTTTCCGAGACCACGGAGCCAGGACAGCTCGGAATAAATCGCGGCTCGCTTTTCTGATTCAGGAGTGGGGTGTAGAAAAATTCCGAGAAGAAGTAGAAAAGCGGCGGCACAGAAGACAACCGCTCCTGACTGCTGGAAAAGATATGCGCGGCAAGAAGAAAACCGACCATACCGGTATCTTCTCTCAGAAAAAGCCACATCTCAACTATGTCGGACTTGTTGTTCCTGTCGGACGGATTACGGCAACACAGCTTTTCGAGGTGGCGCGTCTCGCAGATGAATACGGGAACGGCGATATCCGTCTCACGCAGGCACAGAATCTGATTATCACTAATGTTCCTAACGATAAAGTTGGTGCCTTAACTGCAGAGCCACTCCTGCAAGAACTCCGTTATGATCCCTCCGAAATCGTGCGCGGTATGGTCAGTTGCACGGGTATCGACTACTGCCACTTCTCGCTTATTGAGACCAAGGAACGCGCCATGGAAGCGATCCGACATTTGGAAGCAAAACTTGGCAATACCAGACCACTTACAATCCACTGGTCGGGATGTCCAAACGGGTGTGGCAATCACGCCGCCGCAGACATCGGACTTCTTGGAAAGAGGGTTAAAATTGACGGAGTCGTTACCGATGCCGTGGATGTATTTGTCAAGGGGGATGCCAGTGCTAACCCTAAAGTTGCACCGAAGTTGTTAGAAAATGTGCCTTGCGATGATCTACCGCAAGTCCTTGAAGGTCTCGTTCCTTATCTTTCACGGAGATAG
- a CDS encoding 50S ribosomal protein L11 methyltransferase — protein MKTRLQDYPLTSTIVKLKTRRVQLTLIEEPDWFLEQLSREDKEGKLYLPYWTYLWESSIGLARHVEKIGARLKGAHILEIGCGFGLTGIVACQMGARVVFTDVEQEAVRFAQHNADQNGVEENADFVQMDWNTPCFNCKFPYILAADVIYEEHHWTPILSFLQNHLSLDGTAFFSEPNRNNALGFFKHIADNGFLYQKSTVPVTLERQTSQVSIYTVRRVNA, from the coding sequence ATGAAAACCCGACTACAAGACTATCCGCTAACAAGTACCATTGTTAAGTTGAAAACCCGCAGGGTCCAACTCACGCTTATAGAAGAACCCGATTGGTTTCTCGAACAACTCAGTCGGGAAGACAAGGAAGGCAAACTCTATCTCCCCTACTGGACCTACCTCTGGGAATCCTCGATTGGTCTTGCTCGCCATGTGGAGAAAATAGGGGCACGGCTAAAGGGCGCACATATCTTGGAGATTGGATGTGGGTTTGGATTGACAGGAATTGTTGCCTGTCAGATGGGTGCGCGTGTGGTCTTCACAGACGTAGAGCAGGAAGCCGTCCGTTTCGCGCAACACAACGCAGATCAAAATGGTGTTGAAGAAAATGCAGATTTCGTTCAGATGGATTGGAACACGCCCTGTTTCAACTGCAAATTTCCGTATATCCTCGCCGCCGATGTCATTTACGAAGAACACCACTGGACCCCGATTTTATCGTTTCTTCAGAACCATCTTTCTCTTGATGGGACCGCCTTCTTTTCCGAACCAAATCGAAACAACGCTCTCGGATTTTTCAAACATATCGCCGACAACGGCTTCCTCTATCAAAAATCTACCGTTCCTGTTACATTAGAGAGACAGACTTCCCAAGTTTCTATCTATACCGTCCGACGCGTGAACGCGTGA